One Jaculus jaculus isolate mJacJac1 chromosome 4, mJacJac1.mat.Y.cur, whole genome shotgun sequence genomic window, ACCCtccactgtaacaaaatactgcTTGGTGACTTGTGACAGACAGGGTTTTAACCTCTGACAGCGAGATTCATTGTGGAGCAAGAGCCAATCATAGATCCTGACGACACTTGTCTCATCTAAGTTGGAATATAAAAAGCCACTTGGAATACAGTATACAGGACTCACTGGTGTGGGAGGTTGTCTCTCAGACTGTACAGGCATTAAAATATTGCTTGGCATTactcaaaagcaaagaaaagcaagacgaataaataaggaaaaggggaaaaaaagattgtGCTGATTTTAAAATCATGCAAAAACTGCAAATCTATGTTTCTATTTACCTGTTTATGCTGATTGTTGCTGGCCCAGTGGATCTGAGTGAGAACAGTgagcaaaaagaaaatgtggagaaAGAGGGCCTGTGCAATGCATGTACCTGGAGACAGAACACTAAGTACTCAAGAATAGAAGCCATAAAAATCCAGATCCTCAGTAAACTCCGCCTGGAAACAGCTCCTAACATTAGCAAAGAGGCTATAAGACAACTTTTGCCGAAAGCTCCTCCGCTCCGGGAACTGATTGATCAGTACGACGTCCAGAGGGATGACAGCAGTGATGGCTCTTTGGAAGATGACGATTATCACGCTACAACGGAAACAATCATCACCATGCCTACCGAGTGTAAGTAGTTCTGCTAGTGGATGTCAACAGTCGTGCTGACTGTTCTCCTGGTGCTTATGAGAAACAGATCTATTTTCAGGCTTTTAACAAGCTGTTGGCTTGTATGTAAggaggagagtttcttttttcccccaagatttCCTGAGAGACATGTTGAGGTTAAAATCTCTTTCACTTGTTTCTTTGTAAAGCTAAAAACCTAAAATTTAACATGCTTGCAGAGAGTTCATAGTATTCAGTTTGCTATGGGAAGCAGAGCATACTTGTGTTTTTACTGCCTAGTGCTAAAAGGCAAGGACTGGGAGCCTCTGCAAGCAATGTTAAAAACTGGCATGAAATATTATTATTTGCATTTGGTTAACTAAAGTATGCATTAGAAGAAACTTTGTCACTAATAATAAAGGGAAAAATTACTAAGGGCTTATTTGAGTATTGCTGTACACTTAGAgtgatttctgatttttaaaacaacCTCCCATAGAGTTTTAATATTGTTCACAAACTAGCACCTTTAATTGTGAGGGTTACTctaaccaaaccaaacaaaaaattttttaagcagACCTTTAATGTAGTTGTAAGAGCAATAAGGAACACAGCACAGTGATAACCATGACCTAATATCAAGGAATGTCTAGGAAATAAGCATTTTAATCGGGTAGGTTATGGCTCCAGTAGTCTATTGTGCTGTGCTCACACACACTCTTGCTGAGAACACCCTGACTGTAAAATTTCTAAGCAGGCACATTGCTTAATTACCTTCTGAAATGTATTCTTCACCAGAAGAGCTATCAACTGTAGTAACAGTATTGCCTTTGGAACAAAACATATTCCATTCAATTCCTTTTTCATGtagcttaaaaaacaaaagcaaaaaataaaacactttctcCTGGAAAAGGAGACAGGCACCTTGACAGAGCCCACAGGACAAGAAAGATTTTTGTGTCATGTGTCCGTGATCTTGCTTTAATGCAATGGTTAAAACACATTAAACCAGATTTAACAACATTTTCAAGTTGCTATTTTCCCTTGTTAAGAAATCAGGCTGCAACTCAGCCCATAACTTTCATTTAACACCCATGTGTCAAATAGTCCAGGGGGAGGTTTGCTTTATTTAGATGCAGTTTTAGAAAAGCAAATGATAAGTTGTTAGTGCTTGGGCTTATAGTGACAGGCTGTCCCTGCAGATAAGGCTTCCTAACTTTTGGCCAGCTTGAACATGACATCTAAATTTTTGTGCTAATTGCCTGCGATAAGTTGTtcttttaaaaggccattcccgAGCCCAAACATAACAGATGTACTATGTTTTCTGCTCATTCCTAAGTCTCAGTAAGTTGCTCAGTGTGAATTGTCCCCAGGTAATTCAGGCCTGGGGGAAGGGTTGCTTCATGCAGACTGATTGGTACAGCTGCTCAGTAAGTGTAACTACTCAGATTCCCAAAGAATTCTAAGTGGATGTTCCTCCACAgtgtctcttgttctctctaatCATCATCATTTCAAAATTTCATCCACTGGTCACTTCTTCATATCATTTCCCTTAGCCCATAGTTCTCAGGAGAGGGGGTAGGCTCCtcataaatagatgaaaatatagATATCTAAAAAGAATCAGAAACACTAAAATAACTATTTTCTTCAGTACTTCTTCTGAGTTATGAATGAAGTTCTGCTTGATATTTCATTTTGAAAGTTTACATATGTGCACACTATCCCAGTGGATGTTAATAATAAGGAgggatttttattcatattttagtgagaaataatttcaataatTCTTTTCTTATTCATTTGTAGCTGATTTACTAACGCAAGTGGAAGGAAAACCCAAATGTTGCTTCTTTAAATTTAGCTCTAAAATACAGTACAATAAAGTAGTAAAAGCTCAGCTGTGGATATATCTGCGACCCGTCAAGACTCCTACAACAGTGTTTGTGCAAATTCTGAGACTCATCAAGCCCATGAAAGACGGTACAAGGTACACTGGAATCCGATCTCTGAAACTTGACATGAACCCAGGCACTGGTATTTGGCAGAGTATTGATgtgaagacagtgttgcaaaacTGGCTCAAACAGCCTGAATCCAACTTAGGCATTGAAATCAAAGCTTTAGATGAGAATGGTCATGATCTTGCTGTAACCTTCCCAGGACCAGGAGAAGATGGGCTGGTAAGTGACAACGGAATGTAATATTCTAACAACTTTGCTGTTTTTATTCATGATATGaatgagaaataatgaaaataactaCTAGTTTCCTATGCTCATAAGCCAGACAAAAGTACTATACCCCAAAGGTAGTTCTGTACCCAATAAAAGTAGGTATCCAATTTCAAGTCCAATGAAGCACGAGTGTGCTCTTGATACTCTTGCTTTGCATGAAGACTTTCAAAAAACAATGACATCATGGCTCTTCATTTTATAAGGATGTCTTTTGGCTCAAGAATAGAATATAAAGTGCTATTCATTCATATGATACATTATATATCAGTGAAAATATGCACTCTAAGTAGAACTTCGTGTAGTAGATGCTACTAACTCCCCAACAAGTCaaaactttcttttctccaatttttttGCTCCCTAATGCATTGAAAAACTTTGGCTTTACATAAAGCAAACTTTTAAACTATAAGGATAACAAAATGCATCATATCTTATTAAATAGATTATATTTACTATCCCTCTGACAAGGACATTCACCTTCTTAAGACTGTTGATGCAGCGTTATATGTGAAGGTTACATTTTGGAGTACTATGGGTAAAACTCAACTTCTAGACTAGCCTTTACTAGCTAGTTTATTTCAAACTGTCTTGGCATTCTTGTGCAGATGTTTGCTTAGGGAATGTCAATTAATTAAGCATCAAGCCAATAATATGATAAGAGCACACATACTacaaaaattgattaaaaaaattttaaaacctataAACTTAAGGTTTCAGTTCTGTCTCACATAGGCTtctgttttcaaatatatatctAAAAAAACAATATCTTTTACTTCTGTCCATTTACAGTTGATGATTATACAGAGAAACAGTAAATATGTTATCATTTTgatattatatgtttatttatttgagaaagaagagagaggggtgaaaaaagaggcagagagtgaaagagagagagagagagagaatgggcatgccagggcctccagccactgcaaataaactccagacacatggccccctttgcatctggcttacatgggtcctaaagactcaaactggggtcctttggctttgcaggcaaatgccttaaccactcagccatctctccagccctcactttgatCTTCAAATGGTCTTGGTTATAAAGATTATGTAATTAGGAAATCAGATCtgctgtaaataaaatatattattcaaaAGACTATATAATTTTCTGAATGACCTATATCtttacttgaaatatttttatttattcacatttacaaggagagagagaatgggcataccaaggccttttgaattccagatgtgcacACTACTTTGGACATCTGGTTTTCCttaggtactgaagaattgaacccatgcctggaggtttgaaagcaagtgcctctagctgctgagccatttctccagcctccctgtTATAGTACCACTTTAAACAGTACATTCCTTAAATGATATTCTTTTTAACTCTCTCAACAGTTGggtgtattttcattttgatgtAAAGTAATTTATATCAATTTTTAAGactataaattatttaattttgttctttttacagataatattttaattatcaaaGTTGTTAATGTGgcagatttttattattaaactGGCTGTTGATATGATTATATTCCTCAGGTCATTCCCTGTAAAAGCAACCAGCCTCAAATGCACCGAAAGGCTGTGGCAACCACAGTGCTAACAATATCTGAGCagaaacatttctcagtgaaagaataaaggaaagattTCTTCTTAAAAGCCTGCTCTTTCTTCCTTTAGGAATTCTATATCATCATAAGTATTCAGCTGCCTTCATTACGCTAACTTCCCTCTTCCACTTGGAACTAAGCTATTTTGCTTTAGCTTTGATATGCAAATTTCCCTAGGTAAAGACCCAGGGAACAGAAGACAGACTGCTCATCTATTCCCCAGAGAGTCATCAGGCATCCACAGGGAGCAGTCAGAAAGCTCATctctgccctcccttccttcttggttctccttccctctctccctccctttggtCTAATACACATTCTCAAAAGAATCTATGTGTTGGGTTGTCTGATATACAAACtggggaaaacaaaaattaaaatgacataaaaatctGATCATAGAGAAACTTATATTGCTGCTATGTTCTTTGAGCCATAAGAGAAAAGCCAAGCCTAGTGTAAATGAAAATTCTTTAATAatgcatttattaaaaataagtgtATGGAATAAAAAAATGATCAGTTTTTTCTAATAATGACTTCTTAAGGAAGGGTGCCAGGCCATATTAacatgatttgtttttattttcttgccaTTCAGAATCCCTTTTTAGAGGTCAAGGTAACAGACACACCCAAAAGATCCAGAAGAGACTTTGGTCTTGACTGTGATGAGCACTCCACAGAGTCCCGCTGCTGCCGATACCCTCTCACGGTGGATTTTGAAGCTTTTGGATGGGATTGGAT contains:
- the Mstn gene encoding growth/differentiation factor 8; protein product: MQKLQIYVSIYLFMLIVAGPVDLSENSEQKENVEKEGLCNACTWRQNTKYSRIEAIKIQILSKLRLETAPNISKEAIRQLLPKAPPLRELIDQYDVQRDDSSDGSLEDDDYHATTETIITMPTESDLLTQVEGKPKCCFFKFSSKIQYNKVVKAQLWIYLRPVKTPTTVFVQILRLIKPMKDGTRYTGIRSLKLDMNPGTGIWQSIDVKTVLQNWLKQPESNLGIEIKALDENGHDLAVTFPGPGEDGLNPFLEVKVTDTPKRSRRDFGLDCDEHSTESRCCRYPLTVDFEAFGWDWIIAPKRYKANYCSGECEFVFLQKYPHTHLVHQANPRGSAGPCCTPTKMSPINMLYFNGKEQIIYGKIPAMVVDRCGCS